One Rossellomorea aquimaris DNA window includes the following coding sequences:
- a CDS encoding MDR family MFS transporter, whose translation MTDASSKDFRFGPMFTVMLLGAFVGILNETLLSTALPSIMNDFGLNENKVQWLTTAFLLTNGVMIPISAYLIERFSTRALFMSAMGLFGLGTMLAAISNSFSLLLLGRVIQAAGSGIMLPLIMTIILTIIPKGNRGRMMGWAGIVIAFGPAIGPTLSGFLLEYFSWRALFFVVLPIVAVIMVLAVVYVKNVTKLTRPRIDFLSIFLSSLGFGGLLYGFSVAGEKGWSSQIVLFFITMGFMTLGIFIWRQLRLKQPLLQFRVFGYKTFTLSLVITMVVIISMIGAETLLPLYMQNVRGFSPLQSGLMLLPGAIVMGVMSPVTGILFDKWGARKLAVPGLLIVVVTSFLMTNLSMETSIVYLSAIYCLRMFGLSLAMMPVMTNGLNQIPVEWSAHGSAMANTFQQISGSIGTAILITIMTMSSKGYTPEGPSGGGSQMIGEMAMVHGYNQAFLFASFLAIGALVLSLFLKKGASLQTEGHEVSNG comes from the coding sequence ATGACAGACGCAAGTAGCAAGGACTTCCGTTTTGGCCCAATGTTTACGGTCATGCTGTTAGGGGCTTTCGTGGGCATTCTAAATGAAACTTTATTGTCTACGGCGTTGCCATCCATTATGAATGACTTCGGTCTGAATGAGAATAAGGTACAGTGGCTGACGACGGCTTTCTTACTGACCAACGGCGTCATGATTCCCATTTCGGCTTATTTGATTGAACGGTTCTCGACAAGGGCGCTTTTCATGTCAGCAATGGGGTTGTTCGGTCTGGGGACTATGCTTGCAGCCATCTCCAACAGCTTTTCATTGCTATTGTTGGGAAGGGTGATACAGGCAGCGGGTTCCGGAATCATGCTTCCACTGATCATGACGATCATCCTCACCATCATTCCCAAGGGGAATAGAGGCAGGATGATGGGCTGGGCTGGAATTGTCATTGCCTTTGGCCCAGCGATCGGACCAACCTTGTCCGGGTTCTTACTGGAATATTTCTCTTGGAGAGCGCTATTCTTCGTTGTCCTGCCCATAGTGGCAGTGATCATGGTGCTGGCGGTTGTGTATGTGAAAAATGTGACAAAGCTGACTCGCCCCAGAATCGATTTCCTGTCGATTTTCCTCTCCTCTTTGGGATTTGGAGGATTGCTTTATGGATTCAGTGTGGCGGGGGAAAAAGGCTGGTCCAGCCAAATCGTCCTCTTCTTCATCACAATGGGCTTCATGACACTTGGAATCTTCATATGGAGGCAGCTAAGACTCAAACAACCATTACTTCAATTTAGAGTCTTTGGTTATAAGACTTTTACGTTATCTCTAGTGATCACGATGGTTGTTATCATTTCGATGATCGGCGCAGAAACATTGCTGCCACTGTATATGCAGAATGTAAGAGGATTCAGTCCGCTCCAGTCCGGCTTGATGCTATTGCCGGGGGCGATTGTGATGGGAGTCATGTCCCCGGTGACCGGAATTCTCTTCGATAAATGGGGGGCCAGAAAACTGGCTGTTCCTGGACTCCTGATCGTCGTCGTGACGTCTTTCTTAATGACGAATTTGTCCATGGAGACGTCGATTGTCTACCTGTCCGCCATTTATTGTCTTCGAATGTTCGGATTGTCTCTTGCGATGATGCCTGTGATGACGAATGGGCTGAATCAGATCCCCGTTGAGTGGAGTGCCCATGGATCCGCAATGGCCAATACATTCCAGCAAATTTCGGGTTCGATCGGGACCGCCATATTGATCACGATTATGACAATGTCCTCAAAAGGTTACACACCTGAAGGTCCTTCCGGAGGCGGATCACAGATGATCGGTGAGATGGCCATGGTACATGGATATAACCAGGCATTTCTATTTGCTTCATTCCTTGCCATTGGGGCACTGGTTCTGTCCCTCTTCTTAAAAAAGGGAGCATCACTACAAACGGAAGGCCATGAAGTAAGCAATGGATAA
- a CDS encoding ATP-binding cassette domain-containing protein, whose protein sequence is MSIKISNIKKSYKLGKSERVQVLHGVDVEFNQGEFVSILGESGSGKSTLMNIIGGMDREFEGDVMVDGTSLQGMKENELDAYRKLKVGFIFQSFNLISHLSVLENVVLTMQMTDMSASEREQKAKKTLTDLGLGNHIDKKPNQLSGGQKQRVAIARALSNDPDIILADEPTGALDKKNSEQIMQLLDHIAAQGKLVITVTHSQKVADYGTRIITMDDGNIIKDESLREPYGQKENAPKVKTKNLRFGAAMKMAFNNIRLNLKRNLLVSFGGAIGILSVILMLGLGSGVTDYINKEINANLNPNLIQVTKAPEGDANASSGPLPNPVQETVPLEQEDVRRVKNIDHVKKVENVYTLTMGSSILYKDTSVNIVQYQTMNESVNEEDLIAGELPGVDEVLLSETAAEKVKDSPEELAGEQVELYINTTDDQNRPVILKKEMNVSGVIKGSMNQDLAYTSYQTLDKMFQSEDIALMATQLDVTVEEDKYVDTVQADLEDAGFTGTGVGNILNQVTNYLKIATNVLAGIAGISLLVSAIMIIVVLYISVVERTKEIGILRAVGARRKDIKRIFFSEAALLGFASGVIGVLLASMIGILGNNVMQQAFDAQLIQISAGNILTGILISVIISILAALLPAAKASKLDPMESLRYE, encoded by the coding sequence ATGAGTATCAAAATCAGCAACATCAAGAAATCTTATAAGCTTGGTAAGAGTGAAAGGGTTCAAGTATTGCATGGTGTGGATGTGGAATTCAATCAGGGAGAGTTCGTATCCATCCTAGGGGAGTCCGGGAGCGGGAAGTCCACCCTGATGAACATCATCGGCGGTATGGACAGGGAGTTCGAAGGAGATGTGATGGTGGACGGAACAAGCCTTCAAGGGATGAAGGAAAATGAGCTCGATGCGTATCGGAAGCTTAAAGTAGGATTTATCTTCCAGAGCTTTAATCTGATCAGTCATTTATCCGTATTGGAAAACGTTGTCCTGACTATGCAGATGACGGATATGAGTGCGTCTGAAAGAGAACAGAAAGCTAAGAAGACTTTGACCGACCTTGGCTTGGGGAATCATATAGATAAAAAACCGAATCAACTTTCCGGAGGTCAGAAACAAAGGGTGGCCATCGCACGCGCGCTTTCCAATGACCCTGACATTATCCTTGCAGATGAACCGACAGGGGCTCTTGATAAGAAAAACAGCGAGCAGATCATGCAACTGCTGGATCATATCGCGGCACAAGGAAAGCTTGTCATTACGGTTACTCATTCTCAAAAGGTGGCAGACTATGGAACCAGGATCATCACCATGGATGATGGGAACATCATAAAGGATGAATCGTTGAGAGAACCTTATGGCCAGAAGGAGAACGCACCGAAGGTCAAAACGAAGAACTTGAGATTCGGTGCAGCGATGAAAATGGCTTTCAACAATATCCGATTGAACCTCAAACGAAATCTGCTCGTATCATTCGGTGGTGCAATCGGAATCTTGAGCGTCATCCTGATGTTGGGGTTGGGGTCAGGGGTGACCGACTATATCAATAAAGAGATCAATGCCAATCTGAATCCGAACCTCATTCAAGTGACGAAAGCGCCCGAAGGTGATGCAAATGCAAGCTCAGGACCACTACCGAATCCAGTGCAGGAAACGGTGCCACTTGAACAGGAGGATGTACGACGAGTAAAGAACATCGACCATGTCAAGAAAGTCGAGAATGTCTATACGTTAACGATGGGAAGCTCTATTTTGTACAAGGATACATCAGTGAATATCGTACAATACCAAACGATGAATGAGAGTGTGAATGAAGAGGATCTCATTGCAGGGGAACTCCCCGGGGTTGATGAAGTACTGCTTTCCGAAACGGCCGCAGAAAAAGTGAAAGACTCTCCTGAAGAACTTGCCGGAGAACAAGTGGAACTTTACATCAATACAACAGATGATCAAAACAGGCCGGTCATCCTAAAGAAGGAAATGAACGTGTCAGGAGTCATCAAAGGCAGCATGAATCAAGATCTTGCCTACACATCGTATCAGACATTAGATAAGATGTTTCAAAGTGAAGACATCGCATTAATGGCCACCCAGCTGGATGTGACGGTGGAGGAGGATAAGTATGTCGATACGGTACAGGCAGATCTGGAGGACGCGGGCTTCACGGGTACCGGGGTAGGGAACATCCTGAACCAGGTGACAAATTACTTGAAAATCGCCACCAATGTATTAGCCGGGATAGCCGGTATTTCCCTGCTTGTGTCCGCTATCATGATCATTGTCGTGCTGTATATCAGCGTAGTGGAACGGACAAAGGAAATCGGGATCCTGCGTGCCGTGGGGGCAAGAAGAAAAGACATCAAACGGATCTTCTTTTCAGAAGCCGCTTTACTCGGCTTTGCTAGCGGCGTGATCGGGGTCCTGCTGGCAAGCATGATCGGGATATTGGGAAATAATGTGATGCAACAGGCGTTCGATGCCCAGTTGATCCAAATCAGTGCAGGGAATATTCTGACGGGAATCCTGATCAGTGTGATCATTAGTATCCTTGCTGCCTTGCTGCCAGCTGCCAAAGCATCAAAGCTGGATCCGATGGAATCGCTGCGCTACGAATAA
- the corA gene encoding magnesium/cobalt transporter CorA, whose translation MIHSYGITHENKLVTDILIGGVLESYKWIWIDFDTPTDEEIRHLSDTFHFHPLAIEDCLQSIQRPKLDYYEDHTFYVTHAVKRERETLSKEEVQFFVGKQFIVSFHRYQSIEINQVQRRIREVQAGIENWDPNYVFYQVIDKIVDNYFPVIYEIEDRLDRIEENRQNQSMNALMTELFDTRSQLLTLRHIIYPMRDLLYRMLNSQHLQGIKEKRKYFSDIYDHLLKLSEMVMSNREITVDIRDSYLSLNSLQTNNVMKILTIITSIFAPLTFIAGIYGMNFVHIPELKWTYGYALVLGVMGLVCILMIGWFWRRGWFR comes from the coding sequence GTGATTCACTCTTATGGGATTACACACGAAAATAAGTTGGTGACGGATATTTTGATTGGAGGGGTGCTAGAATCATATAAATGGATCTGGATAGATTTCGATACCCCTACGGATGAAGAAATCAGGCATTTGTCTGATACGTTCCACTTTCATCCTTTAGCGATCGAGGACTGTCTCCAATCGATTCAAAGACCTAAATTGGACTATTATGAGGATCATACCTTCTACGTAACTCATGCGGTGAAGAGAGAACGGGAAACACTGTCAAAAGAAGAGGTTCAATTCTTTGTCGGAAAACAGTTCATAGTAAGCTTCCATCGGTACCAATCAATAGAAATCAATCAGGTACAGAGACGTATACGGGAAGTACAAGCAGGAATTGAAAACTGGGATCCCAATTATGTGTTTTATCAAGTGATAGATAAAATCGTGGACAACTACTTTCCCGTTATTTATGAAATAGAAGATCGCTTGGACAGAATTGAAGAGAATAGGCAAAACCAATCGATGAATGCTTTAATGACGGAGCTTTTTGATACACGCTCCCAATTGCTCACACTACGCCATATCATCTATCCAATGCGCGATCTACTTTATAGGATGCTCAATTCCCAACACTTACAAGGGATTAAAGAGAAAAGGAAGTATTTTTCGGATATTTACGACCATCTCCTAAAACTATCTGAAATGGTCATGTCGAACAGGGAAATCACAGTGGATATCCGAGATAGCTATCTGTCATTGAACTCCTTGCAAACCAACAATGTCATGAAAATCCTTACGATCATTACGTCCATTTTCGCTCCATTGACGTTTATCGCAGGAATTTATGGGATGAACTTTGTTCACATACCGGAACTGAAGTGGACCTACGGATACGCCCTTGTACTCGGAGTCATGGGCTTAGTATGCATCTTAATGATCGGGTGGTTTTGGAGGAGGGGATGGTTTAGATGA
- a CDS encoding MFS transporter: MQETVLTKQHWFLIFTLSLLTFVLGTSEFVIVGILTEISSSLDITNAKAGTLVSAFAITFAIATPIVMSATSHFPKRKWMLFLIGAFIILNALCVISTSYVMLLVLRMLTAIVTGVSISLAMTIASEAIPVTKRGVAISFVFGGFTLANVIGVPIGTVIAEWYDWHATFLLTTILGVVAFLSSFMNLPSKLSQYRSSMRDQFSLLTHPRILMAFFIPALGFGATYAVFTYLVPILDMMGAPGSSISLILFAYGFISIFSNILAGKIASHNAIGRLRFVFLIQAFVLIGLYFTTVHFIIGLINIGLMSLMAILLTTSTQLYLIDLAGVYQPKATGLAASLMPVASNVGIAMGSALGGLVYHQGPLMNVSLVGGVVALCASLLTFLSHRLDRKHETLA; encoded by the coding sequence ATGCAAGAGACTGTATTAACTAAACAGCATTGGTTTCTTATCTTCACACTTAGTTTACTAACTTTTGTTCTCGGGACAAGCGAATTTGTCATCGTTGGAATCTTAACGGAGATTTCCTCGAGCCTTGATATAACGAACGCAAAGGCAGGTACCCTTGTGTCGGCGTTTGCGATTACCTTTGCCATCGCGACCCCGATCGTGATGTCCGCAACAAGCCATTTTCCTAAGCGGAAATGGATGTTGTTTTTGATAGGGGCGTTTATCATTCTGAATGCATTGTGTGTGATTTCGACGAGTTACGTTATGCTCCTTGTCCTCCGAATGCTGACAGCCATCGTCACAGGCGTTTCGATTTCCCTTGCCATGACGATCGCGAGCGAAGCGATTCCAGTGACCAAACGGGGAGTGGCCATTTCCTTCGTTTTCGGCGGGTTCACTCTGGCAAACGTGATCGGAGTTCCCATCGGTACCGTCATCGCGGAGTGGTACGACTGGCATGCCACGTTCCTGTTGACGACGATTCTTGGTGTGGTTGCCTTTTTGTCATCGTTCATGAATTTGCCCAGTAAGCTCAGTCAATACCGCAGTTCCATGCGTGATCAGTTCTCTTTATTGACCCACCCGCGGATCTTGATGGCCTTCTTCATCCCGGCTCTGGGATTCGGTGCAACCTACGCGGTATTTACGTATCTTGTGCCGATTCTCGACATGATGGGAGCACCAGGCAGCTCCATCAGCTTGATCCTGTTCGCCTACGGGTTCATCTCGATCTTCAGTAACATACTGGCCGGAAAGATTGCCAGTCACAATGCCATCGGACGCCTCCGATTCGTTTTCCTTATCCAGGCCTTTGTCCTGATCGGATTGTACTTTACGACCGTTCATTTTATCATCGGCTTGATCAACATTGGCTTGATGTCCTTGATGGCGATCCTGCTAACGACTTCAACCCAGCTTTACTTGATTGACCTTGCCGGTGTGTATCAACCGAAAGCTACAGGGCTCGCCGCTTCATTGATGCCCGTTGCAAGCAATGTCGGTATCGCCATGGGGTCGGCACTCGGTGGCCTTGTCTACCATCAAGGGCCATTGATGAATGTGTCACTTGTCGGTGGAGTGGTTGCCCTTTGCGCGAGTCTGTTGACATTCTTGAGTCATCGATTGGACCGGAAGCATGAGACATTAGCGTAA
- a CDS encoding ABC transporter permease subunit gives MNKVLRTPFHFVIVLIGLFLLSGISALLDYDTELVINVGAYVLRLWQTILELASPSSIIVLWGANDKQYHMFDIFLSTYPYSFTILFISFLAAILISVVMSYLMMLMPRKLYRASEKGVNILDGIPDVFLVVLFQLFIIWLFKKTGFLLFDIYTTGEERIYMLPVICLSFLPVVFLVKQFLFQLKEEESKPYVEFSYSKGFKKAYTIWFHVFRNVWIHFFLHLKPIFLLMLSNLLVIEVLFNIKGFMTVLLRTATSSSPAFFFGMLLIFIPFYIVFTIGSRLLKKWLKGGEYNV, from the coding sequence ATGAATAAAGTGTTGCGCACGCCCTTTCATTTTGTGATCGTGTTAATAGGTTTGTTTTTGCTCAGCGGTATTAGCGCTTTATTGGATTATGATACAGAGCTTGTCATCAATGTCGGTGCTTACGTGTTAAGGTTATGGCAGACGATTCTTGAACTCGCTTCCCCCTCTTCCATCATCGTCCTGTGGGGAGCAAATGATAAACAATACCACATGTTCGACATCTTTCTCAGTACCTATCCGTATTCATTCACCATACTGTTCATCTCATTTTTGGCAGCTATCCTGATTTCAGTTGTGATGAGTTATTTGATGATGCTGATGCCAAGGAAACTATACAGAGCTTCAGAAAAAGGGGTCAATATCCTTGACGGAATACCGGATGTATTTCTCGTTGTGTTATTCCAACTGTTTATCATTTGGCTTTTCAAAAAAACAGGATTCCTCTTATTCGACATTTATACAACCGGTGAAGAACGAATCTATATGCTTCCGGTCATTTGCCTCTCGTTTCTGCCTGTGGTGTTTTTAGTGAAACAGTTCTTATTTCAACTGAAGGAAGAAGAAAGTAAGCCTTATGTAGAATTTTCATATTCAAAAGGATTCAAAAAGGCTTACACCATCTGGTTTCATGTGTTCAGGAATGTCTGGATTCATTTTTTCCTGCATTTGAAGCCTATTTTCCTGCTCATGCTTTCCAATCTGCTCGTCATTGAGGTTCTATTCAACATTAAAGGCTTCATGACGGTCTTGCTCAGAACCGCTACCTCGTCATCGCCGGCCTTTTTCTTTGGGATGCTTCTGATCTTCATACCATTCTACATCGTGTTTACGATCGGTTCCCGGCTATTGAAAAAATGGCTGAAAGGGGGAGAATACAATGTCTAG
- a CDS encoding GNAT family protein: protein MELTIRRRTEEDIKEFITWTYDGIYSFYDNNSQAEKIEGLKESVHLERAFSVVDDNGNLIGNCEFYDVEEDGKDILVLGVQMKPSMTGMGYGSTFVKAIIDQGRERLKFTHLELAVADFNERAIRTYEKEGFRKRGEFENEIRGQVYQFVIMSKDWE, encoded by the coding sequence ATGGAACTGACCATTAGAAGAAGGACCGAAGAAGATATCAAAGAATTCATTACGTGGACCTATGATGGAATCTATTCGTTTTATGATAACAATAGTCAGGCGGAAAAAATCGAAGGATTGAAAGAGAGTGTTCATCTGGAAAGAGCCTTTTCAGTCGTTGACGATAACGGGAATCTGATCGGAAATTGTGAGTTTTATGATGTAGAAGAAGACGGGAAAGACATCCTGGTCCTTGGGGTTCAAATGAAGCCTTCCATGACAGGAATGGGATATGGTTCGACCTTTGTGAAAGCGATCATCGATCAAGGGCGGGAACGACTGAAGTTCACTCATTTGGAATTGGCCGTTGCAGATTTTAATGAACGGGCCATTCGGACGTATGAGAAAGAAGGGTTCAGGAAGAGAGGAGAATTTGAAAATGAAATAAGAGGTCAGGTGTATCAGTTTGTTATCATGTCTAAGGATTGGGAGTAG
- a CDS encoding GNAT family N-acetyltransferase, protein MSIVSLKEMPKENLVEFFTRHWGSPKMVVSSGIYDCAALDGFAYLNEETVIAGLITYVVKEEDCEIISLDSLEEKKGIGTALMKEVEKVAAGNRCKRITLITTNDNLLALKFYQKRGFMISTIHRFAVEKARKVKPEIPLIGNDGIPIRDEIELEKGVTLTDGKSS, encoded by the coding sequence ATGAGCATCGTATCACTTAAAGAGATGCCGAAAGAGAACCTGGTTGAATTCTTCACTCGGCATTGGGGCAGTCCGAAGATGGTCGTTTCCAGTGGGATCTATGACTGTGCTGCGTTAGACGGATTTGCTTACCTGAATGAAGAAACCGTAATCGCAGGTTTGATTACATATGTGGTAAAAGAAGAAGACTGCGAGATTATTTCTCTTGATAGTTTGGAAGAAAAGAAGGGGATCGGCACCGCCCTGATGAAAGAAGTAGAAAAGGTGGCTGCCGGGAATCGATGTAAACGCATCACATTGATTACGACCAATGACAATTTACTGGCACTGAAATTTTACCAAAAGAGGGGCTTCATGATTTCAACTATTCACCGGTTCGCGGTGGAGAAGGCGAGAAAGGTAAAGCCTGAGATCCCCTTGATCGGGAATGACGGGATTCCGATTAGGGATGAAATTGAACTCGAGAAGGGTGTGACTCTGACGGATGGAAAATCGTCGTAA
- a CDS encoding GrpB family protein translates to MENRRKWPKWAVEAIEIEPPNPDWIEAGRAEVKELLHSLSPFGVKEVEHVGSTSIRDLPAKPIIDVMAMIPSFDDLEEVAGRLGEDQWHFVPVELDERPWRRFFIKVKNEKRVAHLHLMLTGEPRWEQQRSFRDRLNVNPSLREEYAELKKHLAHQFPDDREAYSEGKAAFIQRVLDSAEKGERK, encoded by the coding sequence ATGGAAAATCGTCGTAAATGGCCAAAATGGGCTGTGGAAGCAATTGAGATTGAACCTCCAAACCCTGACTGGATTGAGGCGGGAAGAGCTGAAGTAAAGGAGCTCTTACATTCTTTGAGTCCCTTCGGTGTAAAGGAAGTAGAGCATGTTGGAAGTACGTCGATCCGCGACCTTCCTGCGAAGCCAATTATTGACGTGATGGCGATGATCCCATCCTTTGACGATCTTGAAGAGGTTGCTGGTAGACTAGGGGAGGATCAATGGCATTTTGTACCTGTTGAGCTGGATGAACGGCCGTGGAGAAGGTTTTTCATAAAAGTAAAAAACGAAAAACGTGTTGCACATCTACACCTCATGCTGACAGGTGAACCAAGGTGGGAACAGCAGCGGTCATTCCGGGATCGTTTGAACGTAAATCCTTCATTAAGAGAAGAATATGCCGAGCTGAAAAAGCATCTGGCCCATCAATTTCCCGACGACCGGGAAGCCTATTCGGAAGGGAAAGCAGCATTTATTCAAAGAGTATTGGATAGCGCGGAAAAGGGGGAGAGAAAATGA
- a CDS encoding collagen-like protein has translation MDIDKWNQYNKKLRNSRLRKPQGLAGSKEKTDLEICFKDVLPPKQCSFFPIQCDCPPGPPGPPGPPGPQGETGAQGPQGIQGETGAQGPQGIQGETGAQGPQGIQGETGAQGPQGPAGVSEFADFFALMPPDNAATVPPGGDVDFPQDGPQSGGIFRTGADTFNLSDIGVYQVLFQVSVDEAGQLVLTLDSGGGAIELAYTVVGRATGTSQIVGIAIVETSVINSILTVRNPADNATALTITPVAGGTESVSAHLVITRLQ, from the coding sequence ATGGATATAGATAAATGGAACCAATACAATAAAAAACTAAGGAACTCTAGGCTAAGGAAGCCGCAGGGCTTAGCAGGGTCAAAAGAAAAAACGGACTTAGAAATTTGTTTTAAGGATGTATTACCACCGAAACAATGCTCTTTTTTCCCGATTCAATGTGATTGTCCTCCGGGTCCTCCGGGTCCTCCAGGTCCTCCAGGTCCGCAAGGCGAAACCGGGGCACAAGGCCCTCAAGGTATACAAGGCGAAACCGGGGCACAGGGTCCTCAGGGGATACAAGGTGAAACCGGAGCACAGGGTCCTCAGGGTATACAAGGTGAAACCGGAGCACAGGGTCCTCAAGGGCCAGCAGGAGTCTCTGAATTTGCAGATTTCTTTGCTTTGATGCCTCCTGATAATGCTGCAACAGTTCCACCAGGTGGGGACGTAGATTTCCCGCAAGATGGACCCCAAAGTGGGGGGATTTTCCGTACTGGCGCCGATACGTTTAACTTGTCTGATATTGGCGTTTATCAGGTTTTGTTTCAGGTAAGTGTCGACGAAGCAGGTCAACTGGTTTTAACCCTTGATTCAGGAGGAGGAGCAATTGAACTCGCCTATACAGTGGTTGGTCGAGCAACTGGTACGTCTCAAATTGTAGGAATAGCCATTGTTGAAACTTCAGTCATAAATTCAATACTCACGGTTCGAAACCCCGCTGATAATGCCACGGCTTTAACCATTACTCCTGTCGCTGGTGGGACAGAATCTGTTTCAGCACACCTGGTTATCACTCGACTGCAATAG